The following coding sequences are from one Acidimicrobiia bacterium window:
- a CDS encoding PilT/PilU family type 4a pilus ATPase produces MTSASRKLGELLVDQRLLSRDDLEFLLPREEESGIPLAKLLVDEKFVREEDLLRTVAERVGMEYVEIDDELLDPEAVKRLEASDARSLIAMPVRFADNVIVIAVADPFDPDRHTRLEQLVGSKVKLALATKDGIGRSIDFVHGPEVIPVLRHPGDGGLVAQVTEDPEPELHVNPLLSYLLEVGGSDLHLTAGSPPQVRVHGQLRRLEEHGIMRPAELRRMLYGILTVKQREKLEETLELDASHPLPGQGRFRLNVFFQRDAIGAVFRAIPEQIKSLTDLGIPPIVGEFAEMPRGLVLVTGPTGSGKSTTLAAIIDMINTRRACHILTVEDPIEFLHTHKKAIVNQREVGADTMGFQFALRHALRQDPDVILVGELRDLETISTALTAAETGHLVFATLHTQDAPQTIDRIVDVFPSHQQEQVRVQLASTLQAVVTQQLVPTRNRDGRVPAVEVMVATPAIRNLIREAKIHQITTAMQAGGRYGMQTMDQSLADLVKRHLIAFETASELCTDIEDLQRLVGRVA; encoded by the coding sequence ATGACTTCGGCATCACGAAAACTTGGAGAGCTGCTGGTCGACCAGCGCCTGCTATCGAGGGACGATCTCGAGTTCCTCCTCCCGCGCGAGGAGGAGTCCGGCATACCGCTTGCCAAGCTCCTCGTCGACGAGAAGTTCGTCCGCGAGGAAGACTTGCTGCGTACGGTCGCTGAACGCGTCGGTATGGAGTACGTCGAGATCGATGACGAACTCCTCGACCCGGAAGCCGTCAAGAGACTCGAAGCGTCGGACGCCCGGTCGCTCATCGCGATGCCGGTCCGATTCGCCGACAATGTCATCGTCATCGCCGTAGCCGATCCCTTCGACCCCGACCGTCACACTCGCCTCGAGCAGTTGGTGGGATCGAAAGTGAAGCTGGCGCTGGCGACCAAAGATGGGATCGGACGTTCGATCGATTTTGTGCACGGACCCGAGGTCATCCCGGTGCTCCGGCACCCGGGTGATGGGGGATTGGTCGCCCAGGTGACCGAAGACCCGGAACCGGAACTTCATGTCAACCCGTTGCTGAGCTACCTCCTCGAGGTCGGTGGATCGGACCTCCATCTGACTGCCGGCTCGCCTCCTCAGGTCCGGGTGCACGGGCAACTTCGCCGTCTCGAGGAGCACGGCATCATGCGACCGGCAGAACTGCGCCGCATGCTGTACGGCATCCTGACGGTGAAGCAGCGCGAGAAACTCGAGGAGACGCTCGAGCTCGATGCCTCCCACCCGCTGCCAGGCCAAGGGCGCTTTCGTCTCAACGTCTTCTTCCAGAGGGACGCGATCGGAGCAGTATTCCGCGCGATTCCAGAACAGATCAAGAGTCTCACCGACCTGGGCATCCCACCGATTGTCGGTGAGTTCGCGGAGATGCCGCGCGGCCTCGTGCTCGTGACCGGGCCGACAGGTTCCGGGAAGTCAACGACGCTGGCGGCGATCATCGACATGATCAACACGCGCCGGGCCTGTCACATCCTCACCGTCGAGGATCCGATCGAGTTCCTTCACACCCACAAGAAGGCAATCGTCAATCAGCGCGAGGTCGGAGCCGACACGATGGGATTTCAGTTCGCGTTGCGGCACGCCCTTCGCCAGGATCCGGACGTGATACTGGTCGGTGAGCTTCGTGACCTCGAGACGATCTCGACGGCTCTGACGGCGGCGGAGACCGGGCACCTGGTGTTTGCCACGCTGCACACCCAGGACGCCCCCCAGACGATCGACCGGATCGTCGACGTCTTTCCTTCACATCAGCAGGAGCAGGTTCGTGTGCAGCTGGCGTCGACGCTCCAGGCGGTCGTCACCCAGCAGCTGGTGCCGACCCGCAATCGTGACGGCCGGGTGCCGGCGGTCGAGGTGATGGTCGCCACACCTGCCATCCGCAACCTGATTCGTGAAGCAAAGATTCACCAGATCACCACGGCGATGCAGGCCGGCGGACGATATGGCATGCAGACGATGGATCAATCACTGGCCGACCTCGTGAAACGTCATTTGATCGCCTTTGAGACCGCCTCAGAGCTGTGCACAGACATCGAGGACCTGCAGCGGCTGGTCGGCAGGGTTGCGTAG
- a CDS encoding type II secretion system F family protein → MATTFAYKVKDREGQVHSGEMEGSSQSAVTKALRDRGFQPLAVDEKKDSALQKEIRIPGLTDRIKLKEVAIFSRQFATMINAGLSLLRALNILAEQTPNKAFARTIIEVKNDVERGTSLSAAMEKHPKAFNRLYTSMVKAGEVGGVLDDTLVRLADTLESQVELRAKIKSAMMYPIAVFGLVIMIVAAMLMFIVPMFEDLYADLGGELPVPTKMLLAVSKVVTSYWWALMIVTVGSLFMFRRWIATDSGRTTFDKIKLKLPIFGNLVHKTAIARFAHTLASLTKTGVPILQAMDIVAETSGNAVVSAAVLDVKASVREGESIAKPLESHKIFPPMVVQMIAVGEETGALDTMLEKIGSFYDQEVQTMVDGLTSLIEPLLIVVLGATVGGMLISLYMPMFNVINLID, encoded by the coding sequence ATGGCAACGACATTCGCATACAAGGTCAAAGATCGTGAGGGTCAGGTCCACTCGGGGGAGATGGAGGGGTCCTCCCAATCGGCCGTCACCAAGGCGTTGCGCGATCGAGGCTTTCAGCCGCTGGCGGTAGACGAGAAGAAGGACTCGGCACTCCAGAAGGAGATCCGGATTCCGGGCCTGACCGACCGGATCAAGCTGAAAGAGGTCGCCATCTTCTCCCGGCAGTTCGCCACGATGATCAACGCCGGCCTTTCTTTGCTACGCGCGTTGAATATCCTCGCCGAACAGACGCCCAACAAGGCCTTTGCCAGGACGATCATCGAGGTGAAGAACGACGTCGAACGAGGGACCAGTCTCTCGGCGGCGATGGAGAAACACCCGAAAGCCTTCAACCGCCTTTACACCTCGATGGTGAAGGCCGGTGAGGTCGGCGGTGTGTTGGATGACACACTGGTCCGTCTCGCAGACACACTCGAGTCGCAGGTCGAGCTGAGGGCGAAGATCAAATCGGCAATGATGTACCCGATCGCGGTGTTCGGTCTCGTGATCATGATCGTAGCCGCCATGTTGATGTTCATCGTGCCGATGTTCGAGGATCTGTATGCCGATCTCGGCGGTGAGTTGCCGGTGCCGACCAAGATGTTGCTGGCCGTCTCGAAAGTCGTCACTTCCTACTGGTGGGCGCTCATGATCGTGACCGTCGGGTCACTGTTCATGTTCCGAAGGTGGATCGCGACCGACTCCGGACGGACCACTTTCGACAAGATCAAACTGAAGTTGCCGATCTTCGGCAATCTGGTCCACAAGACGGCGATCGCCCGATTTGCTCATACGCTGGCATCGCTCACCAAGACCGGCGTTCCGATCCTCCAGGCGATGGACATCGTGGCCGAGACGAGCGGCAACGCCGTTGTGTCGGCCGCGGTTCTCGACGTCAAAGCGTCCGTTCGTGAGGGTGAGTCGATCGCCAAGCCACTCGAATCGCACAAGATCTTCCCGCCGATGGTGGTCCAGATGATCGCCGTCGGTGAGGAGACGGGTGCATTGGACACGATGCTGGAGAAGATCGGCTCCTTCTACGACCAGGAAGTGCAGACGATGGTCGACGGCCTTACCAGTCTCATCGAGCCGTTGCTTATCGTCGTGCTGGGTGCGACGGTAGGTGGAATGCTCATCTCGCTCTACATGCCGATGTTCAACGTCATCAACCTGATCGACTGA
- a CDS encoding ATPase, T2SS/T4P/T4SS family, giving the protein MSRDTGHLGTLLLDEGLVTPETLETGMALQEETGRPLGRVLVEEGLVEESDLVRALAKHIGIEFVDLNAVTVDPAAAALIPETLARRYAALPIAFEGDALIVAMADPANVLAIDDIRALTGRDVLPRVATRSDVERAIGGVAGLEDSVSDLADFAGQDDIEAQDLASVEAATEDAPVVKLVNMLISKAAADRASDIHIEPTERDLRVRYRIDGVLHEIMRTPRSIMNAVVSRLKIMADIDISERRRPQDGRISLKVGRRSIDLRVSTLPTIYGEKVVMRILDTSQALLQLDDLGFLPDTEARYAEAFSKPYGTILVTGPTGSGKSTTLYATLNVLNKPEVNIVTVEDPVEYRLSGISQVQVNRKAGLNFASALRSFLRQDPDIMLVGEIRDKETATIAIESALTGHLVLSTLHTNDAPSAVTRLTEMGVEPFLVGSAIDAVLGQRLARRLCKQCKEPYEPTLDALRDVGWPFEDLGEDIPELYRAKGCAACSNTGYRGRLAIHELMLMSEEIERMTVERGSTEDLAKIAIAQGMRPLRQDGLIKVSTGQTSIEEILRVVV; this is encoded by the coding sequence GTGAGCCGGGACACGGGGCACCTGGGAACCCTTCTTCTTGACGAAGGTCTGGTAACTCCCGAAACCCTGGAGACGGGTATGGCTCTCCAGGAGGAGACCGGGCGTCCGCTCGGTCGCGTCCTGGTCGAGGAAGGTCTCGTTGAGGAGTCCGATCTCGTTCGTGCCCTCGCCAAGCACATCGGAATCGAGTTCGTCGACCTCAATGCGGTAACCGTTGACCCCGCGGCCGCCGCCCTGATTCCCGAGACCCTGGCCAGGCGCTACGCCGCCCTGCCCATCGCCTTTGAGGGTGATGCCCTCATCGTGGCGATGGCGGATCCGGCCAACGTGCTCGCCATCGACGACATCCGTGCGCTCACCGGCCGAGACGTCTTGCCGCGGGTCGCCACTCGTTCCGATGTGGAGCGCGCGATCGGCGGTGTCGCCGGCCTGGAGGATTCGGTTTCCGATCTGGCCGATTTCGCCGGACAGGACGACATCGAAGCGCAGGACCTTGCCTCCGTCGAGGCGGCCACCGAAGACGCGCCCGTCGTCAAACTCGTCAATATGCTGATTTCCAAGGCCGCCGCTGATCGAGCCTCGGACATCCACATTGAGCCGACCGAACGTGATCTGCGGGTGCGCTACCGGATCGATGGTGTGCTGCACGAGATCATGCGTACCCCGCGCTCCATCATGAACGCAGTGGTCAGCCGTCTGAAGATCATGGCAGATATCGACATCTCTGAACGCAGACGTCCCCAGGATGGCCGCATCAGCTTGAAGGTCGGGCGACGTTCGATCGACTTGCGTGTTTCGACCCTGCCGACCATCTACGGCGAGAAGGTCGTCATGCGTATCCTCGATACGTCCCAGGCGTTGCTCCAACTCGACGATCTCGGCTTCCTGCCGGATACTGAAGCTCGCTACGCGGAAGCCTTTTCGAAGCCGTACGGGACGATCCTGGTGACCGGCCCGACCGGTTCCGGAAAATCGACGACGCTGTATGCCACGCTCAATGTGTTGAACAAGCCCGAGGTGAACATTGTCACCGTTGAGGATCCAGTCGAGTACCGGCTCAGCGGCATCAGCCAGGTGCAGGTCAACCGCAAAGCCGGACTCAACTTCGCGTCCGCGCTTCGGTCCTTCCTCCGACAGGATCCCGACATCATGCTGGTCGGTGAGATCCGCGACAAGGAAACGGCCACGATCGCGATCGAGTCGGCTCTCACCGGCCACCTCGTGCTGTCGACACTGCATACCAACGATGCGCCGTCGGCCGTGACCCGCCTCACAGAGATGGGTGTCGAGCCCTTCCTGGTCGGATCGGCGATCGACGCAGTACTCGGACAACGACTGGCCCGGCGGCTGTGCAAGCAATGCAAGGAACCGTACGAACCGACGCTCGATGCTCTTCGTGACGTTGGGTGGCCATTCGAGGATCTCGGCGAAGACATCCCCGAGCTCTACCGGGCCAAAGGCTGCGCGGCGTGCAGCAACACCGGTTATCGCGGCCGGCTGGCGATCCACGAACTCATGCTGATGTCTGAGGAGATCGAGAGGATGACGGTTGAGCGTGGCTCGACCGAAGATCTGGCGAAGATTGCCATTGCCCAGGGAATGCGACCACTTCGCCAGGACGGCTTGATCAAGGTCAGCACGGGTCAGACCTCGATTGAAGAGATCTTGCGGGTGGTTGTTTAG